From Quercus lobata isolate SW786 chromosome 1, ValleyOak3.0 Primary Assembly, whole genome shotgun sequence, one genomic window encodes:
- the LOC115986600 gene encoding abscisic acid 8'-hydroxylase 2 — translation MQVFSLSPLFAIFHSQFVILIPLLLCSLLLLLPFLQWHHPRHKRLPPGSMGWPYIGETLKLYTENPNSFFSNRQKRYGDIFKTHILGCPCVMVSSPEAARVVLVSRAHLFKPTYPPSKEKMIGPEALFFHQGAYHSRLKKLVQASFLPSAIRGSVSKIEHIALKLIPTWNNCTIYTLQEMKRYAFDVAMISALGDQHDLEMEGIKNLYQCLEKGYNSMPLDLPGTPFRKAMKARKLLNEDLRRIIKKRREIGKHGGGLLGIFLGAEDEKHNQLSDSQIADNIIGVIFAAHDTTASVLTWILKYLHDNVNLLEAVTKEQEGIQRKLFEENRGLTWDDTRRMPLTGRVIQETLRTASILSFTFREAVEDVEFEGYFIPKGWKVLPLFRTIHHSADFFPQPEKFDPSRFEVPPRPNTYMPFGNGVHACPGSELAKLETLILLHHLTTSCRWQVVGDGDGIQYGPFPVPKQGLPIKVTPKNKK, via the exons ATGCAAGTTTTCTCACTATCACCCCTCTTTGCAATTTTTCATTCTCAGTTTGTCATTCTTATACCATTACTATTATGTTCTTTGTTGCTGCTCCTACCCTTCCTCCAATGGCACCACCCCAGACACAAACGCTTACCCCCTGGTTCAATGGGTTGGCCATACATAGGAGAGACTCTCAAGCTCTACACTGAAAACCCAAATTCCTTCTTTTCCAACAGGCAAAAACG GTATGGGGATATATTTAAGACCCACATATTGGGATGCCCCTGTGTGATGGTTTCAAGCCCAGAAGCTGCAAGGGTTGTGTTAGTGAGTCGAGCTCATCTATTCAAGCCAACTTATCCACCaagcaaagagaaaatgatAGGGCCAGAGGCTCTCTTCTTTCATCAAGGGGCCTACCATTCAAGGCTCAAGAAGTTGGTCCAAGCTTCCTTTTTGCCCTCAGCAATAAGAGGGTCAGTCTCGAAGATTGAGCATATTGCTCTCAAGCTTATCCCCACATGGAACAATTGTACCATTTACACCTTGCAAGAGATGAAAAGG TACGCCTTTGATGTGGCAATGATTTCGGCCCTCGGTGACCAACATGACTTAGAAAtggaaggaataaaaaatttgtatcaatGCCTTGAGAAGGGCTACAATTCCATGCCTCTAGATCTACCGGGAACTCCTTTTCGCAAGGCAATGAAG gCAAGGAAGCTTCTGAATGAGGATTTgagaagaataataaaaaagagaagggaGATTGGGAAACATGGTGGAGGCTTATTAGGAATATTTTTGGGAGCCGAAGACGAGAAGCATAATCAGCTTAGTGATTCTCAAATTGCTGACAATATAATAGGAGTCATCTTTGCTGCTCATGATACAACTGCGAGTGTCCTAACATGGATTCTAAAGTATTTGCACGATAATGTCAATCTCCTAGAAGCCGTGACG AAGGAACAAGAAGGAATTCAACGCAAACTGTTTGAAGAAAATCGTGGGCTTACGTGGGATGATACTCGGCGCATGCCATTGACTGGCAgg GTGATTCAAGAAACACTAAGAACTGCAAGTATACTCTCTTTCACATTCAGAGAAGCTGTAGAAGATGTTGAATTTGAGGGCTACTTCATTCCGAAGGGTTGGAAGGTTCTGCCTCTCTTCAGAACCATTCATCACAGTGCTGATTTCTTCCCTCAACCCGAAAAGTTTGACCCTTCAAGATTCGAG GTGCCACCTAGACCTAACACGTACATGCCGTTTGGGAATGGAGTGCATGCTTGTCCAGGAAGTGAGCTGGCTAAGCTAGAGACTCTCATTCTTCTACACCACCTCACCACTTCTTgcag GTGGCAAGTTGTAGGAGATGGAGATGGTATACAATATGGCCCTTTCCCTGTACCCAAACAGGGTTTACCTATAAAGGTTACTCCAAAGAACAAGAAATGA